One Streptomyces sp. B21-105 genomic region harbors:
- a CDS encoding D-alanine--D-alanine ligase family protein, with the protein MSTENLPQSPQQPSRKPRVAVVFGGRSSEHGISVVTAGAVLRAIDRTRYEVLPIGITREGGWFLTADEPERMAITDRRTPDVDELAESRDGGVVLPVDPANREVVYYEAGSVPKALGEVDVVFPVLHGPYGEDGTLQGMLELSGVPYVGSGVLASAVGQDKEYMKRVFTSFGLKVGPYAVIRPREWAQDEPAARKKIVDFAGEHGWPLFVKPARAGSSIGITKVDDLSGLDEAIAEAQRHDPKILVEAALRGREIECGVLEFEDGPRASVPAEIPPPDAHAYYDFDAKYIDSTPGIVPAPLTAEETAEVRRLAVDAFEAASCEGLVRADFFLTDDGEFVINEINTMPGFTPISMYPKMWEETGIGYPELVDRLVQAALRRSTGLR; encoded by the coding sequence ACCGAGAACCTCCCCCAGAGCCCTCAGCAGCCCTCTCGCAAGCCGCGGGTCGCCGTCGTCTTCGGCGGTCGCAGCTCCGAGCACGGGATCTCCGTGGTCACCGCCGGCGCGGTCCTGCGGGCCATCGACCGGACCCGGTACGAGGTGCTGCCGATCGGCATCACGCGCGAGGGCGGCTGGTTCCTCACGGCCGACGAGCCCGAGCGCATGGCGATCACCGACCGCCGTACGCCCGACGTCGACGAACTGGCCGAGTCGCGGGACGGCGGCGTGGTGCTCCCCGTCGACCCCGCGAACCGTGAAGTCGTGTACTACGAGGCCGGTTCGGTGCCCAAGGCGCTCGGCGAGGTCGACGTCGTCTTCCCGGTGCTGCACGGCCCGTACGGGGAGGACGGCACGCTGCAGGGCATGCTGGAGCTCTCCGGCGTCCCCTACGTGGGGTCGGGGGTGCTCGCCTCGGCCGTCGGCCAGGACAAGGAGTACATGAAGCGGGTGTTCACCTCCTTCGGGCTCAAGGTCGGCCCGTACGCGGTGATCCGGCCGCGCGAGTGGGCCCAGGACGAGCCGGCCGCCCGCAAGAAGATCGTCGACTTCGCCGGCGAGCACGGCTGGCCGCTCTTCGTGAAGCCCGCGCGCGCGGGCTCGTCCATCGGCATCACCAAGGTCGACGACCTGTCGGGGCTCGACGAGGCGATCGCCGAGGCCCAGCGCCACGACCCGAAGATCCTGGTCGAGGCGGCGCTGCGGGGCCGCGAGATCGAGTGCGGCGTCCTGGAGTTCGAGGACGGCCCGCGCGCCTCCGTCCCGGCCGAGATCCCGCCGCCGGACGCGCACGCGTACTACGACTTCGACGCCAAGTACATCGACTCGACCCCCGGCATCGTCCCGGCGCCGCTGACGGCCGAGGAGACGGCCGAGGTGCGCCGCCTCGCAGTGGACGCCTTCGAGGCGGCTTCCTGCGAGGGCCTGGTCCGCGCTGACTTCTTCCTCACCGACGACGGCGAGTTCGTCATCAACGAGATCAACACGATGCCCGGCTTCACGCCGATCTCGATGTACCCGAAGATGTGGGAGGAGACCGGGATCGGGTATCCCGAGCTGGTGGACCGCCTGGTGCAGGCGGCGCTGCGCAGGTCCACGGGACTGCGCTGA
- a CDS encoding DUF3515 domain-containing protein — protein sequence MNPFRRRPMGLPALALLLLAVGCSSADGDTSAAVPSPGAKATALCRNLDKVLPSKVDGESRHDPEPASALTAGWGGPEIILRCGVAQPPKMIDPKVPLGADADAVAGGVNGVDWLMEKRDGGGNRFTTAGRIVYIEVTVPAGADNSGALIDLAPAIKKAIPEGIAD from the coding sequence GTGAACCCTTTCCGTCGCCGGCCCATGGGCCTGCCCGCGCTCGCCCTGCTGCTGCTCGCGGTGGGCTGCTCCTCAGCAGACGGTGACACCTCGGCGGCGGTTCCCAGTCCCGGTGCGAAAGCCACGGCGCTGTGCCGGAACCTGGACAAGGTACTGCCGTCGAAGGTGGACGGTGAGAGCCGCCACGATCCCGAGCCCGCCTCCGCGCTGACCGCGGGCTGGGGCGGTCCGGAGATCATACTGCGCTGCGGTGTCGCACAGCCGCCGAAGATGATCGACCCCAAGGTCCCGCTGGGGGCCGACGCGGACGCGGTGGCGGGCGGGGTGAACGGCGTCGACTGGCTGATGGAGAAGCGGGACGGCGGAGGCAACCGCTTCACCACGGCCGGCCGGATCGTCTACATCGAGGTGACGGTGCCGGCGGGCGCCGACAATTCCGGCGCGCTGATCGACCTGGCCCCGGCCATCAAGAAGGCGATCCCCGAAGGGATCGCCGACTAG
- a CDS encoding Lrp/AsnC family transcriptional regulator: MVQAYILIQTEVGKASTVAEEIGKIPGVVQAEDVTGPYDVIVRAQADTVDDLGRMVVAKVQQVDGITRTLTCPVVHL; this comes from the coding sequence GTGGTACAGGCGTACATCCTGATCCAGACGGAGGTCGGCAAAGCGTCGACCGTCGCCGAAGAGATCGGCAAGATCCCTGGCGTCGTCCAGGCCGAGGACGTGACGGGACCTTATGACGTGATCGTGCGGGCACAGGCCGACACTGTGGACGACCTCGGCCGCATGGTGGTCGCCAAGGTCCAGCAAGTGGACGGGATCACCCGAACCCTGACCTGCCCGGTCGTGCATCTGTAG
- a CDS encoding thiamine-phosphate kinase gives MKGTVGELGEFGLIRELTSRLTTTPAVRVGPGDDAAVVAAPDRRVVASTDILLEGRHFRRDWSTAYDVGRKAAAQNLADIAAMGAVPTALLLGLVVPAELPVTWASELMDGLRDECQVAGASVVGGDVVRGDTIMVSITALGDLRNQEPVTRGGAQPGDLVAVTGWLGWSAAGYAVLSRGFRSPRAFVEAHRRPEPPYHAGPAAAVLGATAMCDVSDGLIADLGHIAEASKVRIDVRSGAIDIPTQMNDIGQAVGVDPMQWVLAGGEDHAIVATFPPDVKLPARWKVIGEVLNPSALPQVTVDGAPWTSKGGWDHFGDLEES, from the coding sequence ATGAAGGGCACTGTTGGTGAGCTGGGGGAGTTCGGGCTCATCAGGGAGCTCACCTCCCGTCTCACCACCACCCCCGCGGTCCGGGTCGGCCCCGGCGACGACGCCGCGGTGGTCGCCGCACCCGACCGCCGGGTCGTGGCCAGCACCGACATCCTGCTGGAGGGCCGGCACTTCCGCCGCGACTGGTCCACGGCGTACGACGTCGGCCGCAAGGCGGCCGCACAGAACCTGGCTGACATCGCCGCCATGGGCGCCGTGCCGACGGCCCTGCTGCTGGGCCTCGTCGTACCGGCCGAGCTGCCGGTGACCTGGGCGAGCGAGCTGATGGACGGCCTGCGCGACGAGTGCCAGGTCGCCGGCGCCTCCGTGGTCGGCGGCGACGTCGTACGCGGCGACACGATCATGGTGTCGATCACCGCGCTCGGCGATCTGCGCAATCAGGAGCCGGTCACCCGGGGCGGAGCCCAGCCCGGTGACCTGGTCGCGGTGACCGGCTGGCTGGGCTGGTCCGCCGCCGGGTACGCGGTGCTCTCCCGCGGCTTCCGCTCGCCCCGCGCCTTCGTGGAGGCCCACCGCCGCCCCGAGCCGCCGTACCACGCGGGTCCGGCGGCCGCCGTACTCGGCGCCACCGCTATGTGCGACGTCAGCGACGGGCTGATCGCCGACCTCGGGCACATCGCGGAGGCGAGCAAGGTCCGGATCGACGTCCGATCGGGCGCGATCGACATCCCGACGCAGATGAACGACATCGGGCAGGCCGTCGGGGTCGACCCGATGCAGTGGGTGCTGGCCGGGGGTGAGGATCACGCGATCGTGGCGACCTTCCCGCCGGACGTGAAGCTGCCGGCCCGCTGGAAGGTGATCGGCGAGGTCCTCAACCCCTCAGCCCTGCCCCAGGTGACCGTCGACGGGGCGCCCTGGACCAGCAAGGGCGGCTGGGACCACTTCGGGGACCTGGAGGAGTCGTGA
- the thiD gene encoding bifunctional hydroxymethylpyrimidine kinase/phosphomethylpyrimidine kinase encodes MSAPAAPPRVLTVAGSDSGGGAGIQADLKTMLALGVHGMSVITAVTAQNSVGVQGAWELPVDAVRAQYRSVVDDIGVQAVKTGMLACAELVDAVAELLAGAAVPVVVDPVGVSKHGDPLLVASALDSVRTKLLPVATVATPNLDETAQLTGVRVESEEQLRDAAAAVLAYGPRWVLIKGGHLPGDAVDLLTDGVEEHWLRAPRYDNRHTHGTGCTLASAIAAQLAKGDPVPEAVAAAKRYVTGAIAAGFALGAGIGPVDHGWDLGAGGGRGV; translated from the coding sequence GTGAGCGCTCCCGCGGCGCCGCCCCGGGTGCTGACCGTCGCCGGTTCCGACTCGGGCGGCGGGGCGGGGATCCAGGCCGACCTGAAGACGATGCTCGCGCTCGGCGTGCACGGCATGAGCGTGATCACGGCGGTCACCGCGCAGAACTCCGTGGGTGTGCAGGGGGCTTGGGAGCTGCCGGTGGACGCGGTGCGCGCCCAGTACCGCAGCGTCGTCGACGACATCGGCGTCCAGGCGGTGAAGACGGGCATGCTCGCCTGCGCCGAACTCGTCGACGCGGTGGCCGAGTTGCTCGCCGGGGCCGCCGTGCCCGTCGTCGTCGACCCGGTCGGCGTCTCCAAGCACGGTGATCCGCTGCTGGTCGCCTCCGCGCTGGACTCCGTCCGCACGAAGCTGCTGCCGGTGGCCACCGTCGCCACCCCGAACCTCGACGAGACGGCCCAACTGACGGGCGTGCGCGTCGAGTCGGAGGAGCAGTTGCGGGACGCGGCGGCAGCCGTGCTGGCGTACGGGCCGAGGTGGGTGCTCATCAAGGGAGGTCATCTCCCCGGCGACGCCGTGGACCTGCTGACGGACGGCGTCGAGGAGCACTGGCTGCGCGCGCCGCGGTACGACAACCGGCACACGCACGGCACGGGCTGCACGCTCGCCTCCGCGATCGCGGCGCAGCTGGCGAAGGGAGACCCGGTGCCGGAGGCGGTCGCGGCCGCCAAGCGGTATGTCACGGGGGCGATCGCGGCGGGGTTCGCGCTCGGTGCGGGGATCGGACCCGTGGATCACGGCTGGGATCTGGGCGCGGGCGGCGGACGCGGAGTCTGA
- the rpmB gene encoding 50S ribosomal protein L28 gives MAANCDVCGKGPSFGNNISFSHRRTSRRWNPNIQRVRTVVGGTPKRVNACTSCIKAGKVSR, from the coding sequence GTGGCTGCCAACTGCGACGTCTGTGGCAAGGGGCCGAGCTTCGGCAACAACATCTCGTTTTCGCACCGCCGTACGTCCCGTCGCTGGAACCCCAACATCCAGCGCGTCCGTACCGTGGTCGGCGGGACGCCGAAGCGCGTGAACGCTTGCACCTCGTGCATCAAGGCCGGCAAGGTCTCGCGCTGA
- a CDS encoding DAK2 domain-containing protein, protein MAQVPQTFFDALAVRTWCGLALSALGRAREEIDAINVYPVADGDTGTNLYLTVESAATAVEAVFAGHEAGSAPVRPPSLADAARAMAHGALIGARGNSGTILAQLLRGMAQVLASESEMTRTDGAGLSLALRQAADAARQAVAHPVEGTVLTVAAAAADAAGSAEGDCGTIARAAHRGACTALAATPGQLAVLGRAGVVDAGGRGLVAVLAALVETFTGESPGMPGVSGLPGLQSFSGLSGSPGRVEPVRAESAGGRGRAQGGEGGKPWDAGRGGEASAGDEHGPDGEEGGPAFEVIYLLEAEDAAVGRLRQRLDALGDSLVVVGGDGLWNVHVHVDDAGAAVEAGVEAGRPYRIRITHFGADDAHTRGGERPPRERVQRAVVAVVPGEGLVGLYAEAGATTVLARPGEPPASGELVEAVRRAHAREVVLLPNDADLRHTAAAAAEQARTEGIRVALIPTRSAVQGIAALAVHEPDRRFDEDVVSMTSAAGATRYAEVVVAVRESWTMAGICQAGDVLGLVDGDVAVIGSDVAATAEGVLDRMLSAGGELVTLVLGDEAPEGVAQRLESRVREAYLAVDTVVYRGGRQGALLLIGVE, encoded by the coding sequence GTGGCGCAGGTGCCGCAGACGTTCTTCGATGCTCTCGCGGTGCGCACCTGGTGCGGACTGGCGCTCTCGGCGCTGGGCCGCGCGCGCGAGGAGATCGACGCGATCAACGTCTACCCGGTCGCGGACGGCGACACCGGCACCAACCTGTACCTGACCGTCGAGTCCGCGGCGACCGCCGTCGAAGCGGTCTTCGCCGGGCACGAGGCCGGTTCCGCGCCGGTTCGGCCCCCCTCCCTCGCCGACGCCGCGCGCGCGATGGCGCACGGCGCGCTCATAGGCGCGCGCGGCAACTCGGGGACGATCCTCGCGCAGTTGCTGCGCGGCATGGCCCAGGTGCTCGCCTCCGAGAGTGAGATGACTCGCACCGACGGGGCAGGGCTGAGCCTGGCGCTGCGGCAGGCCGCCGACGCGGCCCGGCAGGCCGTGGCCCACCCGGTCGAGGGCACCGTCCTGACGGTCGCCGCCGCCGCCGCGGACGCGGCGGGGAGCGCGGAGGGCGACTGCGGCACGATCGCCCGCGCCGCCCACCGGGGGGCGTGTACGGCGCTCGCCGCCACTCCGGGGCAGCTCGCGGTCCTGGGGCGGGCGGGAGTGGTCGACGCGGGCGGCCGGGGGCTGGTCGCGGTTCTCGCGGCCCTGGTGGAGACGTTCACGGGGGAGTCGCCGGGGATGCCGGGGGTTTCGGGGCTGCCGGGTCTCCAAAGCTTCTCGGGTCTCTCGGGGTCGCCTGGGCGCGTGGAGCCTGTCCGGGCGGAGAGTGCGGGCGGCCGGGGGCGCGCGCAGGGCGGGGAGGGCGGGAAGCCCTGGGACGCCGGCCGGGGTGGCGAAGCCAGTGCGGGGGACGAGCACGGTCCCGACGGGGAAGAGGGCGGCCCGGCCTTCGAGGTGATCTACCTCCTGGAGGCCGAGGACGCGGCCGTGGGACGGCTGAGGCAGCGGCTGGACGCCCTCGGCGACTCGCTCGTCGTGGTCGGCGGCGACGGGCTGTGGAACGTCCATGTGCACGTGGACGACGCCGGCGCGGCCGTGGAGGCGGGCGTCGAGGCGGGCCGACCGTACCGGATCCGCATCACCCACTTCGGCGCCGACGACGCGCACACGCGCGGAGGCGAGCGTCCGCCGCGCGAGCGCGTGCAGCGTGCGGTCGTCGCCGTCGTGCCCGGGGAGGGACTGGTCGGGCTGTACGCCGAGGCCGGCGCGACCACCGTACTCGCGCGCCCCGGGGAGCCGCCCGCGAGCGGGGAGCTCGTCGAGGCGGTGCGACGTGCCCACGCGCGCGAGGTGGTGCTGCTGCCCAACGACGCCGACTTGCGGCACACCGCGGCCGCGGCGGCGGAGCAGGCCCGCACCGAGGGCATCCGGGTGGCCCTGATCCCGACCCGTTCCGCCGTCCAGGGGATCGCCGCGCTCGCCGTCCACGAGCCCGACCGCCGCTTCGACGAGGACGTCGTCTCGATGACCTCGGCCGCCGGCGCCACGCGCTACGCCGAGGTCGTCGTGGCCGTGCGCGAGTCGTGGACCATGGCCGGCATCTGCCAGGCCGGCGACGTCCTCGGACTCGTCGACGGCGACGTGGCCGTCATCGGCTCCGATGTCGCCGCGACCGCGGAGGGCGTCCTCGACCGCATGCTGTCGGCGGGCGGTGAGCTGGTCACCCTGGTGCTCGGCGACGAGGCTCCCGAAGGCGTCGCGCAGCGGCTGGAGTCGCGGGTGCGGGAGGCGTATCTCGCTGTGGACACGGTCGTGTACCGGGGTGGGCGGCAGGGGGCGTTGTTGTTGATCGGGGTGGAGTAG
- a CDS encoding tetratricopeptide repeat protein, with the protein MSEITDFDSLRRAMAENGEQPEGPARNARAERLLAEAEKLKIPLAVIEALGHQLKVYNYSSEKAKMFVPFARLLRMWDERPEDFDAYETHSLHWVFKWMSAGMLDQPHVPLASLEKWLGEMEHRYRLAGHSERAVRSAEFSVAAHVGDVARAERAFAAWLAADRDAMADCHACELHGQGWWQAERGRDTEALELWAPVLEGEYTCAHEPHGVLASSLLPLLRLGRPDEARAHHLRGFRLVRSMESMRGAYAAHVEFCALTGNEARGLELLAERPAYFTDEGHPRSKLEFLSVVALLMGRLGELGLGGERVPGAAGREWTADELATHARAEALALAARFDERNGTEHVSERARARMARTPLAERLPLGVRASRPASAAPRPAPAAAAPVEEAGGAGGAGEADLTALLVEARRLSDALRPHAAEAWARVARAAAANEDVELAARDRAEIADHEATGLGPRSADAFERAAGLYAEAGDPGEALAARARAAYVRALDGEVDEALAAVAEPYDRVLALYAEGGTEVPQAAGVLMARARILMRRVHETEGPVPAAVGTPAESAVRELLALVHGRAGDDVRLAARVAEGHAMLAELATRSGEPQTGAELFARAAAEFVEAGVPWFAVEYEARLAGLAHELGDMAEAERALRAALEHGGPVLEAIGRAQLHLQLAEVVGGRGEAAEAAEHALESAHWADEAGAGPTFGAWARHQLGGYLVRQGRWAEAAEVLESALTDLSAETHGDGAVVQTQWWLGDCLSELGEHGDAAERRLQAAEIARHWPEQHDHATLAHLAAESLGHAGLHAEADRAYARAGELWRDLGNVRGLIRSLRARAWLALRTEQDTDVARALMTSAVEECADAFDAAGDDAEARARLIAELGDTHRQFGDLLARSAAEDADDDAIRATLDEALSQMSEAVAVFVALGDSALSARTGAELAAGWLECDLGRPTQAAARARAVLRSCADAAEGLEGLEGFEGFEGDGRVDSETMRARRAEAEQLLQATEESKGR; encoded by the coding sequence ATGAGTGAGATCACGGACTTCGACTCCCTCCGCCGGGCGATGGCGGAGAACGGCGAGCAGCCGGAGGGGCCGGCCCGCAACGCGCGCGCGGAGCGGCTGCTCGCGGAGGCGGAGAAGCTGAAGATCCCGCTCGCCGTGATCGAGGCACTCGGGCACCAGCTGAAGGTCTACAACTACAGCTCCGAGAAGGCGAAGATGTTCGTCCCGTTCGCGCGGCTGCTGCGCATGTGGGACGAACGGCCCGAGGACTTCGACGCGTACGAGACGCATTCGCTGCACTGGGTCTTCAAGTGGATGTCGGCCGGCATGCTCGACCAGCCGCACGTGCCGCTGGCGTCGTTGGAGAAGTGGCTGGGCGAGATGGAGCACCGCTACCGGCTCGCCGGTCACTCCGAACGGGCGGTGCGCAGCGCCGAGTTCAGCGTCGCCGCGCACGTGGGTGACGTGGCGCGGGCCGAGCGGGCGTTCGCCGCCTGGCTGGCCGCGGACCGGGACGCGATGGCCGACTGCCACGCGTGCGAGCTGCACGGGCAGGGCTGGTGGCAGGCTGAGCGGGGGCGGGACACCGAGGCCCTGGAGCTGTGGGCGCCGGTCCTGGAGGGCGAGTACACGTGCGCCCACGAGCCGCACGGCGTGCTCGCGTCGTCCCTGCTGCCGCTGTTGCGGCTGGGCCGCCCGGACGAGGCCCGCGCCCACCATCTGCGCGGGTTCCGGCTGGTGCGGTCCATGGAGAGCATGCGGGGCGCGTACGCCGCCCACGTGGAGTTCTGTGCGCTGACCGGCAACGAGGCGCGGGGCCTGGAGCTGCTCGCGGAGCGGCCGGCGTACTTCACGGACGAGGGCCATCCGCGCAGCAAGCTGGAGTTCCTGAGTGTGGTGGCGCTGCTGATGGGGCGCCTGGGTGAGCTCGGGCTCGGCGGTGAGCGGGTGCCCGGGGCGGCCGGGCGGGAGTGGACGGCCGACGAGCTCGCGACGCACGCGCGCGCGGAGGCGCTCGCGCTGGCGGCGCGTTTCGACGAGCGCAACGGCACGGAGCACGTCAGCGAGCGGGCACGCGCGCGTATGGCGCGGACGCCCTTGGCGGAGCGGCTGCCCCTGGGGGTGCGGGCGTCCCGTCCGGCGTCTGCCGCACCCCGGCCAGCACCCGCCGCTGCGGCCCCGGTCGAGGAGGCCGGTGGCGCCGGTGGCGCTGGTGAAGCGGACCTGACCGCTCTGCTCGTCGAGGCCCGGCGGCTGTCGGACGCCCTCCGGCCGCACGCCGCCGAGGCGTGGGCGCGGGTGGCCCGGGCGGCCGCCGCGAACGAGGACGTGGAGCTGGCGGCGCGGGACCGCGCGGAGATCGCCGACCACGAGGCGACCGGTCTCGGCCCGCGGAGCGCCGACGCCTTCGAGCGCGCCGCCGGGCTGTACGCGGAGGCGGGCGACCCCGGGGAGGCTCTGGCGGCACGCGCGCGTGCCGCCTACGTCCGTGCGCTCGACGGCGAGGTGGACGAGGCGCTCGCGGCCGTGGCCGAGCCGTACGACCGGGTCCTCGCGCTGTACGCGGAGGGCGGCACCGAGGTGCCGCAGGCGGCGGGTGTCCTGATGGCGCGGGCCCGGATACTGATGCGTCGGGTTCACGAGACCGAGGGGCCGGTGCCCGCAGCGGTCGGGACGCCGGCGGAATCGGCCGTCCGGGAGCTGTTGGCGCTCGTGCACGGGCGGGCCGGTGACGACGTCCGGCTCGCCGCCCGGGTGGCCGAGGGCCACGCGATGCTGGCGGAGCTCGCGACGCGCTCCGGCGAGCCGCAGACCGGTGCGGAGCTGTTCGCGCGGGCCGCCGCGGAGTTCGTCGAGGCGGGGGTGCCGTGGTTCGCCGTGGAGTACGAGGCCCGGCTGGCCGGTCTCGCCCACGAGCTGGGCGACATGGCGGAGGCGGAGCGGGCGCTGCGGGCGGCCCTGGAGCACGGCGGGCCGGTCCTGGAGGCGATCGGACGGGCCCAGCTGCACCTGCAGCTGGCCGAGGTGGTCGGCGGCCGGGGAGAGGCCGCAGAGGCCGCGGAGCACGCTCTGGAGTCGGCGCACTGGGCCGACGAGGCGGGGGCGGGCCCGACGTTCGGCGCGTGGGCGCGTCACCAGCTCGGCGGGTACCTGGTACGGCAAGGCCGCTGGGCCGAGGCCGCGGAGGTGCTGGAGTCCGCGCTGACGGACCTGAGCGCCGAGACCCACGGGGACGGGGCGGTCGTCCAGACGCAGTGGTGGCTCGGTGACTGTCTGAGCGAGCTCGGCGAGCACGGGGACGCCGCCGAACGCCGGCTTCAGGCCGCCGAGATCGCCCGGCACTGGCCCGAGCAGCACGACCATGCCACCCTCGCCCACCTGGCCGCCGAGTCGCTCGGCCATGCCGGGCTGCACGCCGAGGCCGACCGGGCGTACGCGCGCGCGGGCGAACTGTGGCGGGACCTCGGCAATGTGCGCGGGCTGATCCGCTCGCTGCGCGCCCGCGCCTGGCTGGCATTGCGCACCGAGCAGGACACGGACGTGGCGCGCGCCCTGATGACGAGCGCCGTGGAGGAGTGCGCGGACGCCTTCGACGCGGCGGGCGACGACGCGGAGGCGCGAGCGAGGCTGATCGCCGAACTCGGCGACACCCATCGCCAGTTCGGGGACCTGCTGGCTCGTTCCGCCGCCGAGGACGCGGACGACGACGCGATCCGGGCCACCCTGGACGAGGCGCTCTCCCAGATGTCGGAGGCGGTCGCGGTGTTCGTCGCCTTGGGCGACAGCGCCCTGTCCGCCCGGACCGGCGCCGAGCTGGCCGCCGGCTGGCTGGAGTGCGACCTGGGACGCCCCACACAGGCGGCGGCCCGCGCGCGTGCGGTGCTGCGGTCCTGCGCGGACGCAGCCGAGGGCTTGGAGGGCTTGGAGGGCTTCGAGGGCTTCGAGGGCGACGGTCGGGTGGACAGCGAGACGATGCGGGCGCGGCGGGCCGAGGCGGAGCAGTTGTTGCAGGCGACGGAGGAATCGAAGGGTCGTTGA
- a CDS encoding HSP90 family protein: MDSQTSPSSQASPSPHSFQVDLRGLVDLLSHHLYSSPKVYLRELLQNAVDAITARRAEEPDAPARVRLFAADGRLRVEDSGVGLTEADVHDLLATIGRSSKRAEGLQEVRSDFLGQFGIGLLACFVVAERIRVVSRSARNPGAPPVEWTARDDGSYTVRTLPHEERPEPGTTVHLVARAGAGEWLAKPRVLALARDFGSLLPYDVQVGDEAVTDLPAPWDRAYASPAGRRVALARHCHELFGFTPLDAIRLDVPLAGIRGVAYVLPSAVSPAQRAGHRVHLKGMLLTERGEQLLPDWAFFVRCVLDTDSLRPTASRESLYEDETLAAVREALGERIRSWLTGLAAGDPERLAAFLEVHDLGVKSLARHDTDMLRTMLPWLPFETTDGRLSLEEFAQRHPVVHFTRTVEEYRQVAPIASAQGVGVINGGYTYDSELVEALPSVRPGTVVAELDADTVTAHLDTVAPADELALAGFLAAARARLDPLGCDVVLRAFHPVSVPALHLDDRAARHEQARADAEEQADDLWAGILGSLRGSAPRARLVLNHLNPLVRRIGSLHDPELIGTATESLYGQALLMAQRPLRPADSALLNRSFIGLLEWATHGDASHGQTSHGQSSDGRGATDE, translated from the coding sequence ATGGACTCCCAGACCTCACCGTCATCCCAGGCATCCCCGTCACCCCACTCGTTCCAGGTCGACCTGCGTGGTCTGGTGGACCTGCTGTCCCATCACCTCTACTCCAGCCCCAAGGTCTATCTGCGCGAACTCCTGCAGAACGCCGTGGACGCCATCACCGCCCGGCGGGCCGAGGAGCCCGACGCCCCGGCGCGGGTGCGGCTGTTCGCGGCCGACGGCCGGCTGCGGGTGGAGGACTCCGGTGTCGGGCTCACCGAGGCCGACGTGCACGACCTGCTGGCGACGATCGGGCGCAGTTCCAAGCGGGCCGAGGGCCTCCAGGAGGTCCGGTCGGACTTCCTCGGCCAGTTCGGCATCGGCCTGCTGGCCTGTTTCGTGGTCGCCGAGCGGATCCGGGTGGTCAGCCGCAGCGCCCGCAACCCGGGCGCGCCGCCGGTGGAGTGGACGGCCCGCGACGACGGCTCGTACACCGTGCGGACACTGCCCCACGAGGAGCGCCCTGAGCCGGGCACCACCGTGCATCTGGTGGCGCGGGCGGGCGCCGGGGAGTGGCTCGCCAAGCCGCGTGTGCTGGCGCTGGCCCGGGACTTCGGATCGCTGCTGCCGTACGACGTCCAGGTCGGCGACGAGGCGGTCACCGATCTGCCCGCGCCCTGGGACCGGGCGTACGCCTCCCCCGCCGGCCGGCGGGTCGCGCTGGCCCGGCACTGTCACGAACTGTTCGGCTTCACCCCGTTGGACGCGATCCGACTGGACGTGCCGCTGGCGGGGATCCGCGGGGTGGCGTACGTGCTGCCGTCGGCGGTGAGCCCGGCGCAGCGCGCCGGTCACCGGGTGCACCTCAAGGGCATGCTGCTGACCGAGCGGGGCGAACAGCTGCTGCCCGACTGGGCGTTCTTCGTGCGCTGCGTCCTGGACACCGACAGTCTGCGGCCGACCGCCTCGCGGGAGTCGCTGTACGAGGACGAGACGCTGGCCGCGGTGCGGGAGGCGCTGGGCGAGCGGATCCGATCGTGGCTGACAGGACTGGCCGCCGGCGATCCGGAGCGGCTCGCGGCCTTCCTGGAGGTGCACGACCTGGGCGTGAAGTCCCTGGCGCGGCACGACACGGACATGCTGCGCACGATGCTGCCGTGGCTGCCCTTCGAGACGACCGACGGCCGGCTGTCGCTGGAGGAGTTCGCGCAGCGGCACCCGGTGGTGCACTTCACGCGGACCGTCGAGGAGTACCGGCAGGTCGCGCCGATCGCCTCCGCGCAGGGCGTCGGGGTGATCAACGGCGGTTACACGTACGACAGCGAGCTGGTGGAGGCGCTGCCCTCGGTGCGGCCGGGGACGGTCGTCGCCGAGCTGGACGCCGACACCGTGACCGCGCATCTGGACACCGTCGCCCCCGCCGACGAGCTGGCGCTGGCCGGTTTCCTGGCGGCCGCGCGGGCCAGGCTCGACCCGCTGGGCTGCGACGTCGTCCTGCGGGCCTTCCATCCGGTGTCGGTGCCCGCGCTGCACCTCGACGACCGCGCGGCCCGGCACGAGCAGGCGCGCGCGGACGCCGAGGAGCAGGCCGACGACCTCTGGGCGGGCATCCTGGGCTCGCTGCGCGGGAGCGCCCCGCGCGCGCGTCTGGTGCTCAACCATCTCAACCCGCTGGTCCGCCGCATCGGTTCGCTGCACGATCCGGAACTGATCGGCACCGCCACGGAGTCCCTGTACGGGCAGGCGCTGCTGATGGCGCAGCGTCCGCTGCGGCCGGCGGACTCGGCGCTGCTGAACCGGTCGTTCATCGGCCTCCTCGAGTGGGCCACCCACGGGGACGCGTCACACGGGCAGACGTCACACGGGCAGTCGTCGGACGGGCGGGGGGCCACGGATGAGTGA